The proteins below come from a single Benincasa hispida cultivar B227 chromosome 4, ASM972705v1, whole genome shotgun sequence genomic window:
- the LOC120075233 gene encoding thioredoxin H-type-like — MAEEGQVIGIHKVEEFDTLVKLGNEAGKLIVVDFTASWCPPCRFIAPIFAELAKANVNVIFLKVDVDEVKEIAEKYGVNAMPTFVFLKDENEIHRIVGADKVQLGNKVAELARSAAASATSSA, encoded by the exons ATGGCTGAAGAAGGGCAAGTGATTGGAATTCATAAGGTTGAAGAATTTGATACGTTAGTCAAGCTAGGAAACGAAGCGGGTAAACTG ATTGTGGTGGATTTTACTGCTTCCTGGTGTCCACCATGCCGTTTCATTGCTCCAATATTCGCAGAGTTGGCTAAGGCGAACGTCAATGTCATTTTCCTGAAAGTGGACGTCGATGAAGTTAAA GAAATTGCTGAGAAGTACGGGGTTAATGCAATGCCGACCTTTGTTTTCCTGAAAGATGAGAATGAAATTCACAGGATTGTGGGTGCTGACAAAGTGCAGCTGGGGAATAAAGTAGCTGAGTTAGCCCGTTCAGCGGCTGCTTCTGCTACTTCTAGTGCATAA